One region of Triticum aestivum cultivar Chinese Spring chromosome 6B, IWGSC CS RefSeq v2.1, whole genome shotgun sequence genomic DNA includes:
- the LOC123138184 gene encoding annexin D7 produces MATLSVPAAVPAVAEDCEQLRKAFAGWGTNERLIVSILAHRDAAQRRAIRRAYAEAYGEELLRAIGDEIHGKFERAVAQWTLDPAERDAELAGEEAKKWQPGGRALVEIACARTPAQLFAARQAYHDRFKRSLEEDVAAHVTGEFRKLLVPLVSAYRYDGPEVNTSLAHSEAKILNGKINEKAYSDDEIIRILTTRSKAQLLATFNSYNDQFSHPITKDLKEDPKNEFLSTLRAIIRCFTCPDRYFEKIIRLALGGVGTDENTLTRVITTRAEVDLKVIKEAYQKRNSVPLDKAVSKETSRDYEDMMLALLGAEY; encoded by the exons ATGGCGACGCTCTCCGTCCCCGCCGCCGTCCCGGCCGTCGCCGAGGACTGCGAGCAGCTGCGCAAGGCGTTCGCGGGGTGGGGCACCAACGAGCGCCTCATCGTCTCCATCCTGGCGCACCGCGACGCCGCGCAGCGCCGCGCCATCCGCCGCGCCTACGCCGAGGCCTACGGCGAGGAGCTGCTCCGCGCcatcggcgacgagatccacggcaAGTTCGAG AGGGCGGTGGCCCAGTGGACGCTGGACCCGGCGGAGCGGGACGCAGAGCTGGCCGGCGAGGAGGCCAAGAAGTGGCAGCCGGGGGGCCGCGCGCTCGTGGAGATCGCCTGCGCGCGCACCCCCGCGCAGCTCTTCGCCGCCAGGCAGGCCTACCACGACCGCTTCAAGCGCTCGCTCGAGGAGGACGTCGCCGCGCACGTCACCGGCGAATTCCGCAAG CTTTTGGTGCCTCTTGTAAGCGCATACCGCTACGATGGCCCGGAGGTGAACACATCGTTGGCACACTCTGAAGCCAAAATACTCAATGGAAAGATCAACGAGAAGGCCTACAGTGATGATGAGATCATCAGGATTCTCactacaaggagcaaagctcagcTACTTGCAACATTCAACAGCTACAATGATCAGTTCAGTCACCCCATCACTAAG GACCTCAAGGAAGACCCCAAGAACGAGTTCCTCTCAACCCTGAGGGCGATCATAAGGTGTTTCACTTGCCCTGACAGATACTTTGAGAAGATCATCCGGTTGGCCCTTGGAGGCGTCGGCACAGACGAGAACACCCTTACGAGGGTCATAACCACTCGCGCCGAGGTGGACCTGAAGGTGATAAAGGAGGCGTACCAGAAGAGGAACAGCGTCCCGCTGGACAAGGCTGTTTCTAAGGAAACAAGCAGAGACTACGAGGACATGATGCTTGCACTTCTGGGGGCAGAGTACTGA